AGTTTTAAAGAGAGAGTAAGTTCTGAGTTTGGGAATATCTTGGAGCCAATGAACAGAGGATTGCTGACGTAATTTGGCATCGGTGGCTTCAAGATCACATATTCTTAAAATTAAGTAATGTTCAGTCATATCTAATGAGTCCATTATGGCTTTGATATAGTAGTTCATATACGTTTTCCATTCAGTTGCAAGAATAGCCAAAATAAAGTCCGGAGAAGCATTTGCACTGACGCACTGTCACATACGCATTCACAGGCTGAACACTAGGGCACCCGTCTGTTGCCGTAGAGGGATGACTCTATCGAAAATCCACTTTAATTTGCAAACGACTATCAAAATTCTAAGACGCGTGCTCTTCATCGTGTGATAAGGTTGAAGGTATAGTACTGTAATGTCTTGAAGTAGATCAGTGCTACAATTATGTCTAATTAACAGTTTTGTTTTCACAATTTTAACATATCTGCCTCTGTTTATAATTTTAATTCTATATTCTTGCCATAAACAGGCACAAAAGTGTTAACATGAAATAGTTAAAACGAAACTATTGAATAGAATTAAAAGTATTAAGATACGATCGTTAAAACAAGActatagaatgaaaataaaatgatagaaaCAAAAATGTTAAGATAACATtgctaaaacaaaaaaatattaaaatataattgtgGCACTGGTATACCTCCATAGTAAGGTAGCCCCAACCCTGAAGTTGCACGAAACTTAGTTTGTCAAATAgtctatatgtacatgtaagttaaaCGCATTATAcgtgcaatacatgtacatcatttacCGTTACTTGTGGATAATCCCTTGGTATGGGCCATAAAGAATTAATTACCTTTTGCACCCTTCCACTGTAAGTATTTTTACGAAAATCGTTGCGAAAACAATAATGGAAACACTCATTGTATGAAATTATACAAACTAAAAAGTTTGTTTTGCTAgactgaaaaatatatatacaatgtatacatataagGAAATACggattgtattttttttaagggAAAACAGCCATTCAGTTAATGAAGTGAATAGTGTCTCATTAAATTTACGTTTGGGAATTAAAGCTCTTCAAATTCATAAACAATACATGAAGAGTTCAAAAATCAGTATCCggaaattatttcctcatcGAAACACTCGAAACTGATTCATTAATTAGTATAATCATTGTTACAGAATATCTTTCATTTTAGTTGATGGTCTTTCTAATTacgtgtattttttatttattcatttgcaTTTTAAAACAAGCACACTTTagaaaatagataacatatatacaataaagCATAACAACACACATTGTACAATAACTGGCGTAGAACTTAGATCGACGTGGATATCATTTTTGCAGTTCTAATGGTTGCACAGTATTGGCATATAAAAGGCATGATACAATCTACAGGATCAGGCTGCATGGTTTAGAACCAactttgtttgatttcttgcatAAAGTCGGCCATAAATGTACAAGATGTTCTTTCTATTTTGTTCACAAAAAATTGTGACTGCGACAGAAAATCTAAATTTAAGCTACCTCAAACATATTTTACCAGACTACAACCATTATTTCGATAATCTAGATAAAATTCTGCATCAAATCAAATAAGTTGTACTTTGTTCTACCCTAGATTGGGGTCATCTTAGAATTTGACCTCGTGGCCACTGCACTATATATTGTTCCCAACTGCTGACAAGGAATGACAGATTCTCGATCCAAAGGTTTTTGTTCTATTTTTGCAAGGTGGCTAACCTCTAATAAAAGGggatttttattgaaaacatgctggagtttctcattTTTAGCACTTTACACTACCATTCCTCACGACAAATTAAAGATTTGGCTTCTCAACATCTTAAACTGctgtttattcaataaaaatggaactccgaaatattcatattttgttatcagtcatccaaaaatggttttgttaaataccactatgattctatgcacaagtactctgaagttaacatttaaaatgtgctggaattcctcattgacaatatcttcgtaatctttagtgatcaggtcttccaacagtctgttggaattcccatgggcacaaattgtagttctttattttcatatccTTACGAGGCACTATCTATTCAACATAAGAACAAAAAACCttttgctgtggtcttcaactcgacatttgaatatatcgacattttatctattaatgaTACATTACACTAATTTTCACTCTTATTTGGATTCGATATGCATCTAtcccagtaaactcgaaataaaagacaccagttTTCTACATCTGCATCATAcctggatattttattgaacataaatgttaagggcaaactaacaattcaactttatgacttcagcttctccatcaccAATGTCCCGTATTTATACAGCATTttaccattatcacctgtagatggtgtgtgtgtgtctcaactgattggatacgcagaagcatgttctgcgtatgatcatttttttAAACTCGAGGTGGActtctgacaaataagttgatgtcacaggggttttaacaatattgtttaaattcagcattttgcaGGTTCTATGGTCATTGTAACGATCTAATAATTATtatacaaatacaacctgtcattaggtcgaatgttgtctgacggTTTCAATATCAATTGATAAACCGTTGTCTACGTACTGATTTTGACGACGGATTACTCTGTTCACCTAaccaagatatagagctcacggcgggtgtgaccggtcaacagaggatgcttactcctcctagacatctgaCCCCACTCTGTTGTATACAGGGTCCGTGTCTGctctacttttaattttgtattctgtataggatttatgagattgatcactgttcgttatcttcactttttcattcacAACCTAAAAAGAACTGGTATTCATCATCAAATTTATTACAAActacaaatgtaatacattttggTATACTACTGGTGGGTGTAATAAAAACACAGTAGGTGCTCATTCTAGATAGTCCTTACTGACCATGTATAAGGTTTTCAAAGTGAGTAACTTTCCTCTTAATGTGTCTTTAAGTTTCCAAACGTTTCAGTACGGACTACGAAGTCTGCGCATTGTACATATTTGCAGCATCTCAGGGCTATCCGTTTCTATCACGGGTACGATCCCGCGGGGGTTCACAGGCAGTGACCTCCCTTGCACGTTACAACAGTTCGCTTTAATAACAAGATACTTAGTTCCTAGTCATGGTCTTGTGACAGAGgaaatttgaattaattaatgataatctcgtggtggtctagaggtagagcgttctccccgcatgcagaaggttGGGGTTCGTATATCGGTCGCgccagacctaagtcgttaagaCAGGTTGTtccagttccatcgccaaatgctcggtatcaggtgtgaaagtcacgggtcctcggagatgaccttaaaaacggatatccAGTGTGACTTTATgtgtatgcaagacgttgttgacatgcattagaaatattttcaagaaaaaaataattaaatcaactcatgtagcttattcggaaggGGGGAGGGCTGAatccaagcacctgtggatgatcttagaatctcatcaaaaccggaacagacggtgtgacgtcaaaattattgatttttgtggtcttgaatataaaagagttacacatcatggcagtctctatagatcgcgggaatttcattttttgacgttttcaaatcaGTACTGAGGcatatctaggccatatatcaacagaattgtataacaaatctttatcatatgattaatcctatcatttatcatgtaaaaatcttttgggttgcctttccctttaagacTAGCCGTGCCATCTATAGCTAAACCATTAGCATGTCTTATAAATAAGGCCATAGAAAATTCAGTTTTCCTGGATTCATTAAAGAAAGCCAAATCTGTCCCATTCATAAGAAAAACAGCTGTCTAGACAAGGGAAATTATAGACCGGTCAGTGTTTTGCCAGCCATCTCAAAGCTATTTGAGAGAGCCATCCATATTCAGCtttctgaatattttgaatCTATATTTCATCCTTTCCTTGCTGCTTTTAGAACTGGGTATGAATGTCAGTCCACCTTACTTAGGATCATGGAAGACTGGAAGAGAGCCTTGGATGAGAATAAGTATGTGGCCGCCATTCTTATGGATCTCTCCAAGGCTTTCGACTGTCTCCCCCATGATTTGCTTCTCTTAAAACTTGAACACTACGGTCTTGGAAATGAAGCCTTAAGTCTTCTGGAAAGTTATCTCAGTGAGAGATATCAAAATGTGAAAATCGGGGAGTTTCTAGTTCATTTCAACCAGTTTTCAAGGCCGTTCCTCGGGGCTCAATACTTGGACCAATACTGTTTAATGtctttataaatgatattttcggCTTTGTCTCTGACTCTTCCATTTATAATTATGCTGATGACAACACTGTTTCTTACTCTCATGAAAAAGCAGATATATTAAAGACCACATTGGAAAATGGTAGCTTAACCCTTTTAAACTGGTTCAATTGCAACAAAATGAAGGAAAACCCTGACAAATTCCAGGTAATTTCAGTAGGAAAAAAGAGCAAAGATTTAGAATTAACTTTTGATTTAGGAGAAACTACTCTATGAAGTGAATCGGAGGTTAAACTATTAGGGGTGACCATAgattatcaattaaatttcaACTCCCATATTGCCGACATCTGTAGGAAGGCAGCTAGGCaattaaatgtgttaaaaagAATAGGACACAATCTTAATCGTTTAAGTAAACTTACAATTTACCATTcctttattttatcaaattttagcTACTGCCCCCTTACCTGGCACTTCTGCTCTGAGAAGAATaccataaaaatggaaaaactacAGAAAAGGCCCCTTCGTTTCATATATAATGATTATGTTTCTACATATATGATGAATTGCTTCATAAATCTCTTCTTCCAACCTTAAAAGTAATGCGTATGCGCACACTCCAGGCTATAGaaacttataaaattataaacaaatccAGCCTTCTGTTTCTTTATGACATCATTGCATTTAAAGATCATTCTTACAGTTttagatacaatgtacacaaACACTGCCATTGTGTCCAGTGTCAGGACAACCAAGTATGGGCTGCAATCATTTAGATACAGTGTTTGCCAAATGAAGCTAGGCATCTTACCAccttaaatcaatttaaaaagttttatttccacTTGGTCATGTAAGTGTAAATCATGCAGATCTTAGGTCCAGTGTACGCAGCTTTATATGTTGCTTCTGCTCTTTTTATCTATGCAgcgtttatgtgtgtgtttgcaTGGCTCAATAGACCTTTCTTTTCTAGTTTATNNNNNNNNNNNNNNNNNNNNNNNNNNNNNNNNNNNNNNNNNNNNNNNNNNNNNNNNNNNNNNNNNNNNNNNNNNNNNNNNNNNNNNNNNNNNNNNNNNNNNNNNNNNNNNNNNNNNNNNNNNNNNNNNNNNNNNNNNNNNNNNNNNNNNNNNNNNNNNNNNNNNNNNNNNNNNNNNNNNNNNNNNNNNNNNNNNNNNNNNacaacaacaacaacaaaacccaCGGTTTTagtctaattttttttttaaatgaccgtATATTGATATTATAGCGTTGTTTCTCATCAATACCGACATTAAGTGTCGTGTCAGTGTGTCCTAAGAATAGAAAAGAATGGATCGCTGCATCTGACCGAAAGCATTGTTCCTGCATTCTACAAAACTGTACAAGATCAGGCAATTTTCAGTACCATTGTTTGGTAAATACAAATGCTGATGGATTGGTAGAAGTTTGTCTCCCGGTACGTCGAATAGTTGGTAAGTGAAGTTACGGGTAGATTTTTACAACACATCGCGGTGTTTCCATGAACACAAAATCCGCATTGAAATTCTGATTTCTAGGGTCATTATAATAGTTTTGCCATGGTTCATAAAATGTTTCCTTTCTGATATCACATAGAACTGATCGTTTATATAACAGAAGAGTAAAAGAAGCttaaaatgactatcattacaatcgaagacaaaaacattggaaatgtaaatataccaaTTTGTTCGATAAcgtatttcaaaattataaaagaTTTTCCTGATCTATTACTAGTATCCCATAATTTGTAATGATAGCActgttacggcacgtttggtcgttTTGGCACGTTTAGTCACCGACGACCATTCGtgccgcacgtatcgtcgcTGGGCGACCGAACGTGCCGTGAGGGTGTACACGATTGGTCGCcaattttaggccatacccgagcacgaatggtcgccacccAAGCCCCCGCTCTCAAACCCCAACTTTGCTTTTCTCCTCCAGCACATATTCCCCTTCCTTCTCTTTCTTCCTTCTAATCCTCCTCCACCTTCTCCAAATCCTTCATCAATTTCTTCCGGTTTGATCAAACCGAACGAGTCTTTTGAATTGGCAGGTAATAGCTATAAGGGGGATATGGCGCTTCTAATAGCCTTCAATTAACAATCTTATTCCGATTCGAAACAGCTCTTCAAACGTTCGACATGTTTTAAGTCTGCAGAGAATAGGCCTAATCTTGCATTTCATGAATAATGTGGCGTAAAAGGATAGGCCTACAAGAGGAGAGAGTGCACGAAACATGACATTGATATACCCACAAAACAGTAGTGATCCTCCATAGACGCCTTCTCTTCAACAAGTCAGAGCTATCCCCGCGCTGCCAATACAATAACCCCatgtaatctctctctctctctctctctctctctctctctctctctctctctccctctctctctctctctctctctctctctctccacgcCAAATTCAAAAACAGAAAGACAACTGTGTTtctactaaatacatgtacattaaaaaataatcgcTCTATTTTGAGAGAGCCAATTTCATGTATGAAAAATGCTTCATGCCTATGAAGTTGCAAATTTATAGATTTGCTTACTCCACCTGTTCAGTTTGATGCGTACTTTGTAAAAGTAGCTATTTCGTATCTTTTACTCCATGCTTATCGGTAGTACAGTAGTCGGTTTAAATtccttttttattattattattattttgttcatCATGGTAGTACGGATGGATTTCTTTTTTTACATTAAGTTAACATGGTAAGTGGTAAAGTACTGTTCATGAATATTATGTTCACTAAAATTAAAACTGTGCACGCAGTGTTGTTTATGCCGAATctaaagattttattttctttttcaaactaTGACAAATGGTAGTACTTGCTTTGTATCTCACTCTGTGTGctcatgtgtatttgtatgcgTGTTTGCGCACTCATACTTGTCAGGATGTATGTCACGCCATATTTATATTCACTCCTTTATAAATGTATCGTATATCATCTATGatatatatcttctattttgaaAAGGATATCTAATAGATTTCATAAGATGTCTCATATAATTTAAAGTtgataatatatctcataagatctataagatattttttaactatataagatatctcataagctctataagatatcttgtatattaaacaagatatcttataaagtttctgagatatcttatagaagatatcttataaaatcttTGTAAgctatcttataaaacatataagatattccatatgttttataagaagatatctcataaatgaatttttataagatatatcatcaactttatgagatatcttataaaacatacgggatatcaaatatgttttataagatatcttatgcaTGTTATGaaagtaaattcatattgttttggGTCAAAATTACCCAGCAGCAGATTTACTAACAAAGGCTGTCAAACAAGTAATGACATTTATTTGCTATTATTGgaagaaaattataataataacaaagtaCTAACTTACAATAGGTGACCAATAAACAATGTCCGTGCCGAGCTgaatctgtatacaaaacaaatcacaAATCGGCTGTTAATTTCCAACGAAATTCCTAAATCCTACTCCCAGTTATCCAAAATGCCTAAAGTGCTTGTCTATCAGAGCTTATCACCGGCTAAATTCACATTGTATTCATAATCAGAATGAATATTCTGGTACATTCTTGAATGGCACAGTTCGTCATATTTCTACTACGTGATAAACATCgaactctagaacaatctaggtcacaagTGTCACTCAAGTGCAAGTATTACACAACAATATGATACTTTATATAgtttaagagatatcttataagaaatcatttatgagatatcttataaaatatataagatattttataaagtttaagaaatatcttataaaacatataagatatcttatatgatttacaagatatcttataaaatatatgacatattataaaatgtcttttataagataccttataaaagttatagaaTATCTTATAAgagttaatgagatatcttaaatcaTAAACGTtaataagacattttataaagtttatgagatatattatatactatataagatatctcgtataaaaaaaacatattaagattttttatgtcttatataagatgtcttatgagatttatgagatatctttgatgaggaataaatgtaaaaacggcGTGCCATAAAGATGGTATGTAAGAGTATTGTGTTGCTAAAATGTTGCAACTCGTGTTTGCGAAATAAATTCACATCACATTCCATCCAGAAATGCCcaggttttttgtttgttggctTTGTATCGTACTTGACTTGTGTCACAAAAGTGTGTACGTATGTGCGTGTGTAATGCAAAACAAACTGTATTACACATGAATGCACACATACACACGTATACACACATGCACGTATACagacatgcatgtacacatacacGCGCGCACACACTCACACCGCCACTCAAATATACACAGACACGCACGAACGAACAGATACACACATGAACACACcctttttgcaaaacaaaaggAAAGTTTGGGGTTTGGGACAGGGTGCTTCAgtggcgaccattcgtgctcgggtatGATCTAAGATTGACGACCATTCGTGTCCACCCTCACGGCACATTCGATCGCCGggcgacgatacgtgcggcaTGTTTGATCGCTGGCGACGAAACGTGCAGCACGAATGGTCgtcggcgaccaaacgtgccatAACAAGCCACTCCTCATGAATGCAATGCTGATGTGAACTATGGTCGTATGAATGTTGATAGATATAGTatgtatattaatacagataaatatagtacgtctattttaacggctaggaagtccgacagaaatgaaagtagtatgtaaatatgaaaacaaaatttcattttggctcacctgagctgaaaactcaagtgagcttttctgatcgcctgttgtctgtctgtctgtaaactttttatgccccccccccttcaaagaaagGGGCATGTTGCTTTCCTGGCAGTGTGCAGATTCAGgtctgttaaaatcatgacccccaagGGTaggaggggccacaataggggatcaaatatatagggaactttttttgaaaatatcctTCTCAAACACTACTGGGCCACGAAGGTGGAAATTTACGTGaacgcttcctgacatagtgcagattcaagtttattaaatcatggcccctgggggtaggatggggccacaaaagggggtcaaagttttacatacgaatatatagggaaaatcttctcaaaaccTACTGTGCctggaaagtggaaatttacatgaacgcttccTGCAATAGTGCAGactcaagttcgttaaaatcatggccccagggggtaagatgaggcgacaatggggggatcaaagttttacatacagatatatagggaaatcttgaaaaatcttcaagTCTGTTAAAAGCATGATCCCCAAGGGTAGGAGgaagccacaataggggatcaaataaTAGGGGGGAAATTAAAATATCTTTCttaaaaaccactgagccagaaaagctgatatttacatgaaagcgttctgaaatagtgcagattcaaatttgttaaactCATATTCTCTAtggctaggatggggccacaaaagaggatcaaagtttcacataactaatgaatggaaaaaaatctttaaaaattgggccaaagaattttatatttgcacgaaagctttctgacaaagtgcagattcaagtttgtaaaaatcatggttcccggtggtaagatggggccatagtaggggatcaaaatgttatatacaaatatatagggtaaatcattaaaaagcttcttctgaaaaatcactgggccagaaagatttacatttacatgaaagcttcctgacatagtacagattcaagtttgtaaaaatcatggtcctgggagtatgttggggccacaaaagggatcaaagttttacacgcgaatatatgggggaaatcttaaaatatgagccaaggtgactcaggtgagcgatgtggcccatgggcctcttgttgaaaatacatgagagtatgttgcagttcataccttcatgtttatttaaaaatgaaGCTTATGTCCTTTATACAAATACCTCTAAaacactttttttcttttattacagGGCAATACTGTAGTTTTTATGATGACAAGAAAATAAGAGCTGAGAACCACTATCATTTGCCATGCAAAGAACATGATGTTGTCTGTCCGGAGTTTTACCAATCAAATGAGGCATATAAATGTAGGCAGTTCTCGTTATCCGTATCCATGAATAACCAGATTTAATAGCTATCTAGTTCAGCCAAGGAATAAAGTGATATTTTTCTGATTATGTCGGCCATAACGTTGGTTCCAGTGTGGTATAGTAACATTTCCACCTAGTCACACCCGGAGCAGTTTCCCCGATAACCTGGCAATGTAGCAGGATTATCCCACAGAAAGATGGCTATAACATGTAGTTAAGATTTTCCTCTATATAGCCAAATCACTGCCCCTGCTATACAGTAGAAAAGTTTTTGGTGAACTATTTTTGGTAAAACTAGTagtatttgatacatgtaagaCATATTATCAATTTTAATATCATTGTGAAGTCAACCCATTACTGGTTATTctgttacatatatttaaagatGTGGAATTTTCGTAAAGGAACCGGCTTTGTTGCGTTATATTTATGTAAATCAATGTAACAGCAGCATCCAACCATGGTTCTCTTTTGATATCTTGTTTTGGGGGTACTTCTAACacctaaatttgaaattattcagCTGAAAATAAAAGCCTTGTCCTGTAATTCACATAAGCCATGCAGTGAAATTGAAAACGAATTTCAGAGCATTAATTCGTTGATATGATTCGTCGTTAGCCAATATATTTTCTCAGTAGTCCGatgaaacaaatcaaataaaacaattcagaGAACCCCACCCTCGCTTCAGACAGAAGGAAAAGACAAATCTACATGAATGAACTATCTTTTATAATACATGAATTGGTGACCTTTACGTTCATCATTTAAACTCAAGATCAATAGCGGTCGTTTcgattatattattatattagGTATCATACAGAAATATCGTATCAAAACctgtggccgagaggttagagcgtttgccccgcatgcggaagaccgtggttcgaatcccggccgcgacagacctaagtcgttaaaacaggtagtgacaattccatcgccaaacgctcggcaacagcaatctctacccagagttatcgttcccgctacgctccactaatacctctatcaacgtctaaaaagcatatcaaaatgtactaaaactaacttagcatatcaaactgtaatgataatatctaagcaaatcaaacacttgtctgaattttttaaaagcagtagatggtaaatatgagacacctgagcgaattagaaggtttatataaatattcatatgctttgtttgtttgtttttttttccttcttctcTGGATATGATATTATTGCATATCTGATATACCggtatatgtacaaaaataaaaaattataaaaaaaaaataaatattcattattcaataatactagaataatcatggaatttgttgtttttgtgaacctactttaagatttaaagcttaaaacttaaacttgtaaaattattatttatatgatGCAATAGGTAAAAGTAAGTTTTACCAtgaatcttgacattcagacgttgacagaggtgttgtagcgtagcgtaatacgccctctggtgagagatgagtgaaaaattctcgagcgagacgttaagcaagatacaatcaatcaatcgtatcaaaatcatatttttataaaaacatttctaaaaCTAAAAGAATGtcagacacttcggcccaaacGTTTTGGCCCAAATATTTTTGTCTCGGCCGAAGTGTCTCAAAACGAAGTGCCGAAACGTCTGACTACCGAACTAAAGAGATATGATTTAGAATTttccacaggggctaagcccgttttgggcccgaactctgtgataccataaatatagaaaggggtctaaaaaaaaacaaaaaaaaccactcgcttcaaatgcctaaaaaatcttaaactaggtaagctatgcgtaatttgtcgttttccttgcatagattaatgttttaactacttgcatgccaaatttcaagtcacaggttcttgaaataacaaagatatacgtcatcgttctctcgatttcacttgtttatttttactaggacatttaccggtccaggtcacggggtcgtttctcgcctatgacagcagcggaattcagactagtatggaagatttcggacctgtcaattaaaatttcacatcaattatacgctacttacttcctcatattttaatagtgttcttcgtgtagacgttacacgacttatttttcctcagcagcatcaactgttgacaagagctgccgttttactgaaaaattgttgagtgtggcggaaaacatcaatcaattaatcgtTGTGTACGATTTCTTTTTGCAGTCtcaatttcattcattgaaGCCTTTATCACATCGAAACTAAATTATTTAAGATAATCTTATATTGTATGATAATCTATTTAGATAAAGCAAATATGATAAACTTTCTTATCCTAATATGACGGCAAATTTTGCAGAAGCATACAGTAGTTATAGCTCtgtatatgaatgaaaaattattgaatgagaCATAAAGCTACAAGTAAAAGCTCatgttatacaaaaatatttatgtataccGGTCTCCTACAGATCAGGAGTGTTACAAAACAGTCACGACAGGTGATACAAGTACAGAAGAGAGTCCATCAGGGTAAGAATTTTctaggttttcattttcaaaatctaacATATTTTCATGTGTGCAAAATATTGGTTATAACCATAATtaaatcatgaaaggtgaagataacgaacagtgatcaatctcataactcctacaagcaatacaaaacagatagttgggtaaacacggacccctggacacaccagaggtgggatcatcaTTCTTACAGCATGCATACAGAGATAAGTGTTATATTCAAAGTTTGGAATTTACCTGATGGCAGTAAATACAACAGTTACAAAGTTGccatattgtaatttttttttatttactgcTATTGCTATCCGGTAAATTGACATAAGACTTCAACTGTCTTTTTCTTCAACTAATTGATGAgttgattataaaattgaacaTGACTTTGATGAAAAAGTTCCTTATTAGGAGGCAAGTcagtttgttttttgtttgtttt
Above is a genomic segment from Ostrea edulis chromosome 3, xbOstEdul1.1, whole genome shotgun sequence containing:
- the LOC130053578 gene encoding uncharacterized protein LOC130053578 is translated as MEDWKRALDENKYVAAILMDLSKAFDCLPHDLLLLKLEHYGLGNEALSLLESYLSERYQNVKIGEFLRCFSSIPTLSVVSVCPKNRKEWIAASDRKHCSCILQNCTRSGNFQYHCLVNTNADGLVEVCLPVRRIVGQYCSFYDDKKIRAENHYHLPCKEHDVVCPEFYQSNEAYKYQECYKTVTTGDTSTEESPSGQMDDNQIEIQLDTSGR